A portion of the Zootoca vivipara chromosome 6, rZooViv1.1, whole genome shotgun sequence genome contains these proteins:
- the LOC118087754 gene encoding E3 ubiquitin-protein ligase TRIM62 isoform X1, which produces MAGASGASCSLKDELLCSICLSIYQDPVSFGCEHYFCRRCITEHWSRQEAQAAPARDCPECRRTFAEPALAPSLKLANIVERYAAFPLDAILLSAQQRGASAFACAKEHGKVKLFCLTDRAVVCFFCDEPAVHEQHQVTSLDDAFEELQRELKEQLQTLQDSERGHTEALALLKRQLAETKSSAKSLRATIGEAFERLHRLLRERQKAMLEELEADTARTLTDIEQKIQRYSQQLRKVQEGSQILQERLAEADKHSFLAGIASLSERLKGKIHETNLTYEDFPTSKYMGPLQYTIWKSLFQDIHPVPATLTLDPSTAHQRLILSDDCTIVAYGNLHPQPLQDSPKRFDVEVSVLGSEAFGGGVHYWEVVVSEKTQWMIGLAHEAVTRKGSIQIQPSRGFYCIVMHDGNQYSACTEPWTRLNVKSKLEKVGVFLDYDRGLLIFYNADDMSWLYTFRERFPGKLCSYFSPGQSHANGKNVQPLRINTVRI; this is translated from the exons ATGGCGGGCGCGTCGGGCGCGTCGTGCAGCCTGAAGGACGAGCTGCTATGCTCCATCTGCCTGAGCATCTATCAGGACCCGGTGAGCTTCGGCTGCGAGCACTACTTCTGCCGCCGCTGCATCACGGAACACTGGAGCCGCCAGGAGGCGCAGGCGGCGCCGGCCCGCGACTGCCCCGAGTGCCGGCGCACGTTCGCTGAGCCGGCGCTGGCGCCCAGCCTCAAGCTGGCCAACATCGTGGAGCGCTACGCCGCCTTCCCTCTCGACGCCATCCTGCTCAGCGCGCAGCAGCGCGGCGCGTCCGCCTTCGCGTGCGCCAAGGAGCACGGCAAGGTCAAGCTCTTCTGTCTCACCGACCGCGCCGTCGTCTGCTTCTTCTGCGACGAGCCCGCCGTGCACGAGCAGCACCAGGTCACCAGCCTCGACGACGCCTTCGAGGAGCTCCAG AGGGAACTGAAGGAGCAGCTGCAGACTCTGCAGGACAGCGAGCGCGGCCACACAGAAGCCCTGGCTCTCCTAAAACGGCAGCTAGCCGAGACAAAG TCCTCCGCCAAGAGCCTGCGGGCCACGATCGGGGAGGCGTTTGAGAGGCTGCACCGCCTCCTCCGCGAGCGCCAGAAGGCCATGTTGGAGGAGCTGGAGGCAGACACGGCCCGGACTCTGACAGACATCGAGCAGAAGATCCAGCGCTACAGCCAGCAGCTCCGCAAAGTGCAGGAGGGCAGCCAGATCCTCCAGGAGCGGCTGGCCGAGGCGGACAAGCACTCCTTCCTGGCTGGCATTGCGTCCTTGTCCGAGAG GCTCAAGGGCAAGATCCACGAAACGAACCTCACGTACGAGGACTTCCCCACCTCCAAGTACATGGGGCCCTTGCAGTACACTATCTGGAAATCTCTTTTTCAGGACATCCACCCAG TGCCTGCCACACTCACGCTGGACCCCTCCACGGCCCACCAGCGCCTCATCCTCTCCGACGACTGCACCATTGTGGCCTACGGCAACCTGCACCCACAGCCGCTGCAGGACTCCCCCAAGCGCTTTGACGTGGAGGTCTCGGTGCTGGGCTCGGAGGCCTTTGGTGGCGGGGTGCACTACTGGGAGGTGGTGGTCTCGGAGAAGACGCAGTGGATGATCGGCCTGGCGCACGAGGCCGTCACGCGCAAGGGCAGCATCCAGATCCAGCCCAGCCGCGGTTTCTACTGCATTGTCATGCACGACGGCAACCAGTACAGCGCTTGCACAGAGCCCTGGACCCGGCTGAACGTCAAGAGCAAGCTGGAGAAGGTGGGCGTCTTCTTGGACTACGACCGTGGCCTCCTGATCTTCTACAACGCCGATGACATGTCCTGGCTCTACACGTTCCGGGAGCGCTTCCCGGGCAAGCTCTGCTCCTACTTCAGCCCGGGGCAGAGCCACGCCAACGGGAAGAATGTGCAGCCGCTGCGGATCAACACCGTCCGCATTTAA
- the LOC118087754 gene encoding E3 ubiquitin-protein ligase TRIM62 isoform X2, with translation MAAERELKEQLQTLQDSERGHTEALALLKRQLAETKSSAKSLRATIGEAFERLHRLLRERQKAMLEELEADTARTLTDIEQKIQRYSQQLRKVQEGSQILQERLAEADKHSFLAGIASLSERLKGKIHETNLTYEDFPTSKYMGPLQYTIWKSLFQDIHPVPATLTLDPSTAHQRLILSDDCTIVAYGNLHPQPLQDSPKRFDVEVSVLGSEAFGGGVHYWEVVVSEKTQWMIGLAHEAVTRKGSIQIQPSRGFYCIVMHDGNQYSACTEPWTRLNVKSKLEKVGVFLDYDRGLLIFYNADDMSWLYTFRERFPGKLCSYFSPGQSHANGKNVQPLRINTVRI, from the exons ATGGCGGCCGAG AGGGAACTGAAGGAGCAGCTGCAGACTCTGCAGGACAGCGAGCGCGGCCACACAGAAGCCCTGGCTCTCCTAAAACGGCAGCTAGCCGAGACAAAG TCCTCCGCCAAGAGCCTGCGGGCCACGATCGGGGAGGCGTTTGAGAGGCTGCACCGCCTCCTCCGCGAGCGCCAGAAGGCCATGTTGGAGGAGCTGGAGGCAGACACGGCCCGGACTCTGACAGACATCGAGCAGAAGATCCAGCGCTACAGCCAGCAGCTCCGCAAAGTGCAGGAGGGCAGCCAGATCCTCCAGGAGCGGCTGGCCGAGGCGGACAAGCACTCCTTCCTGGCTGGCATTGCGTCCTTGTCCGAGAG GCTCAAGGGCAAGATCCACGAAACGAACCTCACGTACGAGGACTTCCCCACCTCCAAGTACATGGGGCCCTTGCAGTACACTATCTGGAAATCTCTTTTTCAGGACATCCACCCAG TGCCTGCCACACTCACGCTGGACCCCTCCACGGCCCACCAGCGCCTCATCCTCTCCGACGACTGCACCATTGTGGCCTACGGCAACCTGCACCCACAGCCGCTGCAGGACTCCCCCAAGCGCTTTGACGTGGAGGTCTCGGTGCTGGGCTCGGAGGCCTTTGGTGGCGGGGTGCACTACTGGGAGGTGGTGGTCTCGGAGAAGACGCAGTGGATGATCGGCCTGGCGCACGAGGCCGTCACGCGCAAGGGCAGCATCCAGATCCAGCCCAGCCGCGGTTTCTACTGCATTGTCATGCACGACGGCAACCAGTACAGCGCTTGCACAGAGCCCTGGACCCGGCTGAACGTCAAGAGCAAGCTGGAGAAGGTGGGCGTCTTCTTGGACTACGACCGTGGCCTCCTGATCTTCTACAACGCCGATGACATGTCCTGGCTCTACACGTTCCGGGAGCGCTTCCCGGGCAAGCTCTGCTCCTACTTCAGCCCGGGGCAGAGCCACGCCAACGGGAAGAATGTGCAGCCGCTGCGGATCAACACCGTCCGCATTTAA
- the SVBP gene encoding small vasohibin-binding protein, translating into MEPGGARREKLPPPPIPLPQQGTPPKGKDGPSSRIEKAKQRAAQQELKQRQRAEIYALNRVMTELEQQQFDAFCKQMKTPSD; encoded by the exons atggagcCCGGCGGGGCCCGCCGCGagaagctgccgccgcctccaATCCCGTTGCCGCAGCAGGGGACGCCTCCCAAGGGCAAGGACGGTCCAAGCAGCCGCATTGAGAAGGCCAAGCAGCGCGCGGCCCAGCAGGAGCTCAAGCAACGGCAACGGGCCGAG ATCTACGCCCTCAACAGGGTGATGACtgagctggagcagcagcagttTGACGCCTTCTGCAAGCAGATGAAGACTCCCAGCGACTGA
- the TMEM269 gene encoding transmembrane protein 269 isoform X2 — MANLVMGLSSVLCSLNGQYNYACWLVLIGFLLDLADGAVARQLNACSALGAKLDDFADFTSFGLATALLLQAHGILDGLLVIVYVLAVFTRLCFFSSGMPFMYRGLPCPYGASVLAATYLLTGGNLLVMRIIAMVMILFMVDQGFYPHDKVLESQPWKKAVFAGGILMVMFSATYFASLYYLLWSSSYIFFPTALWSHRV, encoded by the exons ATGGCCAACCTGGTGATGGGCCTCTCGTCTGTCCTTTGCAGTCTGAATGG GCAATATAATTATGCATGCTGGCTGGTCCTGATCGGATTTCTGCTTGACCTTGCGGACGGCGCCGTGGCCAGGCAGCTGAACGCTTGTTCTGCGCTGG GTGCCAAGCTGGACGATTTTGCTGATTTCACTTCATTTGGGCTGGCCACCGCCCTTCTCCTGCAAGCCCACGGGATCCTCGACGGGCTTCTGGTGATCGTGTACGTCTTGGCTGTGTTCACGCGCCTGTGTTTCTTCTCTAGCG GGATGCCCTTCATGTACCGAGGGCTGCCCTGCCCCTACGGAGCATCTGTGCTGGCAGCCACCTACCTCCTGACGGGGGGCAACCTGCTGGTGATGCGTATCATCGCCATGGTGATGATCTTGTTCATGGTGGACCAGGGCTTCTACCCTCACGACAAGGTGTTGGAGTCTCAGCCTTGGAAGAAGGCCGTCTTCGCAGGAG GGATCTTGATGGTGATGTTCTCTGCCACCTACTTTGCATCGCTATACTACCTGCTTTGGTCCTCGTCGTATATCTTCTTCCCAACTGCTCTGTGGAGCCACAGAGTCTAA
- the TMEM269 gene encoding transmembrane protein 269 isoform X1 produces MWMVSPPSGIFQHTKKLFLSDQAERAQALEFLRRNVANSISMANLVMGLSSVLCSLNGQYNYACWLVLIGFLLDLADGAVARQLNACSALGAKLDDFADFTSFGLATALLLQAHGILDGLLVIVYVLAVFTRLCFFSSGMPFMYRGLPCPYGASVLAATYLLTGGNLLVMRIIAMVMILFMVDQGFYPHDKVLESQPWKKAVFAGGILMVMFSATYFASLYYLLWSSSYIFFPTALWSHRV; encoded by the exons GTATATTCCAACACACCAAGAAGCTGTTCCTGAGCGATCAGGCCGAACGGGCGCAGGCTCTGGAGTTCCTGCGCCGGAATGTCGCCAACTCCATCTCTATGGCCAACCTGGTGATGGGCCTCTCGTCTGTCCTTTGCAGTCTGAATGG GCAATATAATTATGCATGCTGGCTGGTCCTGATCGGATTTCTGCTTGACCTTGCGGACGGCGCCGTGGCCAGGCAGCTGAACGCTTGTTCTGCGCTGG GTGCCAAGCTGGACGATTTTGCTGATTTCACTTCATTTGGGCTGGCCACCGCCCTTCTCCTGCAAGCCCACGGGATCCTCGACGGGCTTCTGGTGATCGTGTACGTCTTGGCTGTGTTCACGCGCCTGTGTTTCTTCTCTAGCG GGATGCCCTTCATGTACCGAGGGCTGCCCTGCCCCTACGGAGCATCTGTGCTGGCAGCCACCTACCTCCTGACGGGGGGCAACCTGCTGGTGATGCGTATCATCGCCATGGTGATGATCTTGTTCATGGTGGACCAGGGCTTCTACCCTCACGACAAGGTGTTGGAGTCTCAGCCTTGGAAGAAGGCCGTCTTCGCAGGAG GGATCTTGATGGTGATGTTCTCTGCCACCTACTTTGCATCGCTATACTACCTGCTTTGGTCCTCGTCGTATATCTTCTTCCCAACTGCTCTGTGGAGCCACAGAGTCTAA